A genomic stretch from Leptospira licerasiae serovar Varillal str. VAR 010 includes:
- a CDS encoding 5-(carboxyamino)imidazole ribonucleotide synthase, translating into MTKILYPPARLGVMGSGQLGRMFAQEAIRMGYQVSVYSPERNSPASLAGASETVAPYEDENSLQIFLKSIEALTFEFENIPGAELNFIADYSKRHSLPVFPSPECIRIAQHRIKEKTLFSKLGLPTVPFFPITNKAEATKAAETSKFPAVLKTSSFGYDGKGQTKFKTREEFRAWVGSLGQEPLDLILEEWYEFDKEGSVILARDQKGKMLCFSPSENIHKNHILDITIHPGNFTDPIKKQMIESAKILAEGIDYIGVFGLEFFIKGDKIVLNEFAPRPHNSGHFSQNGANISQFQLQLRCLTGLPFPSELSSQPSSMKNILGQDYIPDSTLWANYLADERYTLHLYGKSDPRQDRKMGHWNYVGDGAEKAF; encoded by the coding sequence ATGACAAAAATTCTATATCCTCCCGCAAGGCTTGGAGTAATGGGATCGGGACAGCTCGGAAGAATGTTCGCCCAAGAAGCGATCCGAATGGGTTATCAGGTATCCGTTTATTCTCCGGAAAGAAATAGCCCCGCTTCGTTAGCGGGAGCCTCTGAAACGGTTGCCCCTTATGAGGATGAAAATTCACTTCAAATATTTTTGAAATCGATAGAAGCACTTACATTCGAATTCGAGAATATACCGGGAGCGGAACTGAATTTTATCGCCGACTATTCCAAAAGACATTCTCTTCCGGTTTTTCCAAGTCCGGAATGTATCCGGATCGCACAACATAGGATCAAAGAAAAAACATTATTTTCTAAATTAGGACTTCCTACTGTACCTTTTTTTCCGATCACAAATAAAGCGGAAGCTACGAAAGCGGCGGAAACATCCAAATTCCCTGCTGTATTAAAAACTTCTTCCTTCGGTTACGACGGCAAAGGACAAACCAAATTTAAAACAAGAGAAGAGTTTAGAGCATGGGTAGGCTCGTTAGGCCAAGAACCGCTCGATCTGATCTTAGAAGAATGGTACGAATTCGACAAAGAAGGTTCCGTGATCTTAGCAAGAGATCAAAAAGGAAAAATGCTTTGTTTTTCTCCTTCCGAAAATATCCATAAAAATCACATTTTAGATATTACCATCCATCCTGGGAATTTTACGGATCCTATCAAAAAACAAATGATAGAATCCGCCAAGATACTCGCAGAAGGGATAGACTATATAGGCGTATTCGGTCTAGAATTCTTTATCAAAGGCGATAAGATCGTCTTGAATGAATTTGCTCCAAGACCGCATAACTCGGGACATTTCTCCCAAAACGGAGCGAACATTTCTCAATTCCAACTTCAATTGAGATGTCTTACCGGACTTCCGTTTCCTTCGGAACTCTCTTCTCAACCTTCTTCTATGAAAAATATTTTAGGACAGGATTATATTCCTGACTCAACTCTCTGGGCAAATTACCTTGCAGATGAAAGATACACATTGCATCTTTATGGCAAGTCCGATCCTAGGCAGGACCGCAAAATGGGACATTGGAACTATGTTGGGGATGGAGCGGAGAAGGCGTTTTAG
- a CDS encoding acyltransferase family protein, whose translation MKHNDLVKYRPDIDGLRAVAVLSVVIFHAFPSVVTGGFVGVDVFFVISGYLISSILFKNLEKGTFSFFDFYSRRIRRIFPALLTVLIFCLVSGYFVLMGEEYKQLGEHTHAGSFFFSNIKLLDELSDYFDNAAELKPLLHLWSLGIEEQFYIAWPLVLFIAWRFRFNLFSITFLFALLSLTWNLADYKNNPIYTFYLPYSRIWELLFGAILAWFQTFNGNSIAELLPSYFKKFKFLNRPISIPILNDRKMRDFLSISGLILIFCAVFLYNKDTAYPGYAAILPVTGAFLLIFSGPDGLINSKFLRWKPLVFVGLISFPLYLWHWPLLSFASILESGTPELVWRLVAVLFSLIFSILTWHFIEKKIRFRENKSVIFALVGLLIFVGLLGRNIYKRNGWEWRIREYKHNAKIFEGWNTAEDGCVQRFQSEYGKNFPHCLVGDASKDPDVVLIGDSHANALAYGLIRKFESQGYNLLNMSKGGCPPFFGVEDNPKHPCEGPNHVLELLERNPKITKLILASRGPRYLTGKGYGEIEAKSSGSLKYKSRPDITDPQQAFQQAMYDTIKRLTAAKKEIVYIVDIPEIGFDPKRCVRLRPFQLKYSDVDQECRINRTDFDKRNIEYHKIISSIQRDFPSVKIWEAWKYLCDDKFCYAKVDGKLLYRDSNHLSLDGSYWLGEKYDPK comes from the coding sequence TTGAAACATAATGATTTAGTGAAATACCGTCCTGATATAGATGGTTTACGGGCAGTAGCTGTTCTTTCCGTTGTAATATTCCATGCTTTTCCTTCTGTCGTAACTGGTGGTTTCGTCGGAGTTGACGTCTTCTTTGTAATTTCCGGTTATCTTATTTCCAGTATTCTTTTTAAGAATTTAGAAAAGGGCACCTTTAGTTTCTTTGACTTTTATTCCCGCAGGATACGCCGTATTTTCCCAGCATTACTTACTGTGCTCATCTTCTGTTTGGTTTCTGGCTATTTTGTTCTCATGGGCGAAGAGTATAAGCAATTAGGAGAGCATACTCATGCAGGTAGTTTCTTTTTTTCTAATATTAAACTTTTAGATGAGTTATCAGATTATTTTGATAATGCTGCTGAGCTAAAGCCGTTGTTACACTTATGGTCATTGGGAATTGAAGAGCAATTCTATATAGCATGGCCCTTAGTGCTATTTATTGCTTGGCGCTTTAGGTTTAATTTATTCAGTATAACATTTTTATTCGCGTTACTTTCTTTAACATGGAATCTTGCAGATTATAAGAATAATCCAATTTACACTTTCTATCTTCCGTATTCTAGAATATGGGAACTATTATTTGGCGCGATTCTTGCTTGGTTCCAAACGTTTAACGGAAACTCTATTGCAGAGCTTTTACCGTCATATTTTAAAAAATTTAAATTCTTAAATCGTCCTATTTCTATCCCGATATTAAATGATAGAAAAATGCGGGACTTTTTGTCAATTTCTGGACTAATATTAATTTTTTGCGCCGTCTTTTTGTATAATAAAGATACTGCATATCCAGGATATGCAGCCATATTGCCGGTTACTGGGGCATTTTTACTCATTTTTTCCGGACCAGATGGACTCATTAATAGCAAATTTTTACGTTGGAAACCTCTTGTATTCGTTGGCTTAATTAGCTTTCCTTTATATTTATGGCATTGGCCTTTATTGTCATTTGCCTCTATTTTGGAATCTGGAACTCCTGAGTTAGTATGGAGATTAGTTGCTGTCCTTTTTTCCCTGATTTTTTCTATTTTAACTTGGCATTTCATCGAAAAGAAAATTCGTTTTCGAGAAAATAAATCTGTAATATTTGCGTTAGTTGGTCTTTTGATATTTGTCGGACTTCTCGGACGAAACATCTATAAGAGAAATGGATGGGAATGGAGAATTCGAGAATATAAACATAACGCCAAGATCTTTGAAGGTTGGAATACCGCAGAAGACGGCTGCGTACAAAGATTTCAATCAGAATATGGAAAAAATTTCCCCCATTGCCTTGTCGGAGATGCAAGTAAAGATCCTGACGTAGTTTTAATCGGAGATAGTCATGCAAATGCCTTGGCATATGGCTTGATACGAAAGTTTGAGTCTCAAGGATATAATCTCTTAAATATGAGTAAAGGGGGGTGCCCTCCATTTTTTGGAGTAGAGGATAATCCTAAGCACCCCTGTGAAGGACCAAATCATGTTTTGGAACTTCTCGAAAGGAATCCCAAGATTACAAAATTAATCCTCGCGAGTCGGGGGCCTAGATATCTTACCGGAAAGGGTTACGGAGAAATAGAAGCTAAATCTAGCGGTTCATTAAAATATAAATCTCGACCCGATATTACTGATCCACAGCAAGCATTTCAACAAGCCATGTATGATACTATTAAGAGGCTTACTGCTGCTAAAAAAGAAATAGTTTACATTGTAGATATACCTGAAATAGGATTTGATCCTAAGCGTTGCGTTCGACTAAGACCGTTTCAGTTAAAGTATAGCGATGTGGATCAAGAGTGTCGAATTAATAGAACGGATTTTGATAAGAGAAATATAGAATATCATAAAATTATAAGCTCTATTCAAAGAGATTTTCCAAGCGTAAAGATTTGGGAGGCATGGAAGTATCTTTGCGATGATAAGTTTTGCTACGCCAAAGTGGACGGAAAGTTATTATATCGTGATAGCAATCATCTTTCTTTAGATGGTTCTTACTGGCTAGGGGAAAAATACGATCCGAAATAG